The genomic region TGGGATCTTGTACCGCACTACCGAACTGTTCCTGGAGCGGTTGGGGTTGTCGTCGTTGAACGACCTGCCGCCAATCGCCCCGCTGCTGCCCGAAGTGGATGCGATCGACGATGTCTGAGAACGAGGGCGTGCGCCTGCAGAAGGTGCTCGCGCAGGCGGGGATCGCCTCGCGCCGTGCTTCGGAGGAGCTGATCGACCAGGGGCGGGTGCAGGTCGACGGCGAGGTGGTGCGCGAGCAGGGGCGGCGGATCGACCCCGAGACCGCTGTCGTGCACGTCGACGGGGTGCGGGTGCAGATCCGCGAGGACGTCGTCACGATCGCGCTGAACAAGCCGTACGGGATGCTCTCCACGATGGAGGACGACCAGGGCCGGCCCTGTGTCGGTGACCTGGTGCGCAACCGCAAGGAGCGGTTGTTCCACGTCGGGCGGCTCGACGCGGAGACCGAGGGGTTGCTGCTGCTCACCAACGACGGTGAGCTGGCGCACCGGTTGATGCACCCGAGCTACCACGTCAAGAAGACCTACCTGGCCGAGGTGCCGGGGCCGGTCGAGCGGGGGCTCGGCAAGAAGCTCAAGGCCGGGGTCGAGCTCGACGACGGCCCGGTCAAGGTCGACTCGTTCAAGCTGGTCACGGCGGTGCCGGGCAAGGCGCTGGTCGAGATCGTGGTGCACGAGGGCCGCAAGCACATCGTCCGCCGCCTGATGGAGCACGTCGGGTACCCGATCGAGTCGCTGGTGCGCACCGCGGTCGGTGACGTGCTGCTCGGCAACCAGCGGCCCGGTTCCATGCGCGTGCTCAACCGCCAGGAGGTCGGCGGGCTGTACAAGATCGTCGGGCTGTAGCGGGCATTTCGGTCTCCCCGGCTGGCCACACGGTGTAGACACGTGGTCACAGGGGGAGACCACCATGCCTCGTGCAGAACGGCCCTTGGACGCCGTCGACACCGAACTGGGCAGGTTCGCCGCCGATCTCCGCAGGTTGCGGGACGAGGCCGGCAAGCCCGCCTACCGCGCGCTGGCCGCCAAGGCGCACTACTCGGCCGCCACGCTGTCCGACGCGGCCGGTGGGCGCAAGCTGCCCTCGCTCGCCGTCGCCCTCGCCTACGTCAAGGCGTGCGGCGGCGACCCGGTCGAGTGGGAACGGCGGTGGCGGGCCATCGCCTCGCCGCCGGAGCCGACGACCGGTGCGGCGCCGTACGTGGGGCTCCAGGCGTTCCAGCCGGAGGACGCCGACCGCTTCTTCGGGCGCGAGCAGCTCACCGCGAAGCTCGTCGACCTGGTCGGGCGCCGCTCGTTCGTCGGCGTGTTCGGGCCGTCGGGCTGCGGCAAGTCGTCGCTGCTGCGCGCCGGTCTGCTGCCGCGGCTCGACCACGCGCTGGTCCTCACGCCCGGTGTGCACCCGGCCGACGAGTGCGCGATCCGGCTCGCCCAGCTCACCGGCGGGTCCGCGGTGGCGCTGCGACGAGAGCTCGCCGACCCCGCCGCCCTGGGACTGCGGATCCGCCAGCACGACGCGCGCCTCGTGCTGGTCGTCGACCAGTTCGAGGAGGTCTTCACGCTCGCCGGGCCGGAGCAGCGCGACTGGTTCGTGCCGGCCCTCGTGCGGTCGCCGCACGTCGTCATCGGCGTCCGCGCGGACTTCTACGGCCACCTCGCCAGGCACCCCGAACTGGTCGAGGCGATCGAGGGCGGCCAGTTCCTGGTCGGCCCGATGACCGGTGACGAGCTGCGCCGCGCCATCACCGAACCCGCCCGCCACGCCGGTGCCACCGTCGAGACCGCGCTGGTCAGCAGGCTGATCGCGGACGTCGCCGGCGAGGCGGCCGCGTTGCCGCTCGTGCAGCACGCGCTGGCGGAGACCTGGCAACGCCGCCGCGGCATGACCGTCACACTGGCCGGCTACGAGGAGGTCGGCGGCGTCGAGCACGCCATCGCCCGCACCGCCGAGTCCGTCTACGCCGAGCTCTCCCCGGCGCAGCGGCAGACCGCGCGGCACGTCTTCCTGCGCCTCATCGCACTCGGCGAGGGGACCGAGGACACCAAGCGCCGCGCCCTGCGCGCCGGTCTCGACCCCGCGGTGCTCGACCGGCTCGCCACCGCGCGTCTCGTCACGCTGTCCACGCAGCACGTCGAGCTCACGCACGAGGCGCTCATCCGCTCGTGGCCGCGGCTGCGCGACTGGGTCGCCGCCGACCGCAACACCCTGCGCGTGCACCACCAGCTCACCGAGGCCGCCGCCGACTGGGACGGCCAGGACCGCGACGTCCTCTACAAGGGCGTCCGGCTGGCGCAGGCGGCCGAGCTGGACCCGGACTCGCTCACCGAGTCCGAGCACGCCTTCCTGCGGGCGAGCCGAGCTGACGACCGGCGCCGTGACCGCCTCGCACGCACGGTCGTCGTCGTCCTGTC from Lentzea guizhouensis harbors:
- a CDS encoding pseudouridine synthase, with protein sequence MSENEGVRLQKVLAQAGIASRRASEELIDQGRVQVDGEVVREQGRRIDPETAVVHVDGVRVQIREDVVTIALNKPYGMLSTMEDDQGRPCVGDLVRNRKERLFHVGRLDAETEGLLLLTNDGELAHRLMHPSYHVKKTYLAEVPGPVERGLGKKLKAGVELDDGPVKVDSFKLVTAVPGKALVEIVVHEGRKHIVRRLMEHVGYPIESLVRTAVGDVLLGNQRPGSMRVLNRQEVGGLYKIVGL